A section of the Acidimicrobiales bacterium genome encodes:
- a CDS encoding response regulator transcription factor: MSAGPRPRVVVVDDHRLFRAGVIAELGDAVEVVGEAEDVPSAVAAIEATLPDVVLLDVHLPGSSGREVIDALRDRGLPVRFLGLSVSDAPEDVIDLVRAGARGYVTKHIDGGELAEAIRRVADGDAVFSPHLAGFVLDAFTGTPSEPVASELDQLTPREQQVMQHLARGYAYKEIAHELAISLKTVESHASAVLRKLQLSSRHQLTRWAAQRKLL; the protein is encoded by the coding sequence GTGAGCGCAGGCCCGAGGCCCCGGGTGGTGGTGGTCGACGACCACCGGCTGTTCCGGGCCGGGGTGATCGCCGAGCTGGGCGACGCGGTGGAGGTGGTGGGCGAGGCCGAGGACGTGCCGTCGGCCGTGGCGGCCATCGAGGCGACCCTGCCCGACGTGGTGCTGCTCGACGTCCACCTACCCGGCAGCAGCGGCCGGGAGGTGATCGACGCCCTGCGCGACCGTGGCCTGCCGGTGCGCTTCCTGGGGCTCTCGGTGTCCGACGCCCCCGAGGACGTCATCGACCTGGTGCGGGCCGGCGCCCGCGGGTACGTCACCAAGCACATCGACGGCGGCGAGCTGGCCGAGGCGATCCGGCGGGTGGCCGACGGCGACGCCGTGTTCTCGCCCCACCTCGCGGGATTCGTGCTCGACGCCTTCACCGGGACGCCGAGCGAGCCGGTCGCCTCCGAGCTCGACCAGCTCACACCCCGCGAGCAGCAGGTCATGCAGCACCTGGCCCGGGGCTACGCCTACAAGGAGATCGCCCACGAGCTGGCGATCTCGCTGAAGACGGTCGAGTCGCACGCCTCGGCGGTGCTCCGCAAGCTGCAGCTCTCCAGCCGCCACCAGCTCACCCGCTGGGCGGCGCAGCGCAAGCTCCTGTGA
- a CDS encoding antitoxin, translating into MSEGQSIFDKAKDMAGELKDKAGDLVGKHEDKVDGAIDTGGDAVDKVTGHKFEDKVDSAQDSAKNAVENMSDEDEDPTLDLPQ; encoded by the coding sequence ATGAGCGAAGGCCAGAGCATCTTCGACAAGGCCAAAGACATGGCGGGCGAGCTCAAGGACAAGGCGGGCGACCTGGTCGGGAAGCACGAGGACAAGGTCGACGGTGCCATCGACACCGGTGGCGATGCGGTCGACAAGGTGACCGGCCACAAGTTCGAGGACAAGGTCGACTCGGCCCAGGACTCCGCGAAGAACGCGGTCGAGAACATGTCCGACGAAGACGAAGATCCCACCCTGGACCTACCGCAGTAG
- the trpS gene encoding tryptophan--tRNA ligase — MSDTPRPRIFSGIKPTGHVHLGNYLGALKHWAREQHNADALYCVVDLHALTVEHDPAELRDQTRELCAVLLAVGLDPAVCTLFVQSHVPEHTELSWLMECTASFGEMQRMVQFKDKSEGRTSVRVGLLTYPALMAADILLYRTTHVPVGDDQRQHLELSRTLAQRFNHNYGDTFTVPEAVVPPIGARLMDLQNPAGKMGKSSDSPQGTIYLLDDAATVKRKVMRAVTDTDNEVRYDVAAKPGVSNLLSMLSACTDARPPEELAERYTQYGPLKGDTVEAVNALLDPIRTRYAELEADPGYVEKRYQEGADKARALAASTLAAAKHAIGLT, encoded by the coding sequence ATGAGCGACACCCCGAGGCCTCGCATCTTCTCCGGCATCAAGCCCACCGGCCACGTGCACCTGGGCAACTACCTGGGGGCGCTGAAGCACTGGGCCCGTGAGCAGCACAACGCCGACGCGCTGTACTGCGTGGTCGACCTGCACGCCCTCACCGTCGAGCACGACCCGGCCGAGCTGCGGGACCAGACCCGCGAGCTGTGCGCCGTGCTGCTCGCCGTCGGCCTCGACCCCGCCGTGTGCACCCTGTTCGTGCAGAGCCACGTGCCCGAGCACACCGAGCTGAGCTGGCTGATGGAGTGCACCGCGTCGTTCGGGGAGATGCAGCGGATGGTGCAGTTCAAGGACAAGTCGGAGGGCCGCACGTCGGTGCGGGTGGGCCTGCTGACCTACCCGGCGCTCATGGCGGCCGACATCCTGCTGTACCGGACCACCCACGTCCCGGTGGGCGACGACCAGCGCCAGCACCTGGAGCTCAGCCGCACCCTGGCCCAGCGCTTCAACCACAACTACGGCGACACGTTCACCGTGCCCGAGGCCGTGGTGCCCCCGATCGGCGCCCGGCTGATGGACCTGCAGAACCCCGCGGGGAAGATGGGCAAGTCGTCGGACTCGCCCCAGGGCACGATCTACCTGCTCGACGACGCCGCCACGGTGAAGCGCAAGGTGATGCGGGCGGTCACCGACACCGACAACGAGGTGCGCTACGACGTCGCCGCCAAGCCGGGAGTGTCGAACCTGCTGTCGATGCTGTCGGCCTGCACCGACGCGAGGCCGCCCGAGGAGCTCGCCGAGCGCTACACGCAGTACGGCCCGCTGAAGGGCGACACGGTCGAGGCGGTCAACGCCCTGCTCGACCCCATCCGCACCCGCTACGCCGAGCTGGAGGCCGACCCCGGCTACGTCGAGAAGCGCTACCAGGAGGGCGCCGACAAGGCCCGCGCCCTGGCGGCCTCGACCCTGGCGGCCGCCAAGCACGCCATCGGGCTCACCTAG